GGAATAGGTGCCAGTCCCTTCACTAACATTGAAGCAGCCAGGATTTTCTGCTGCAATTCCTGTATTGCAATTTTCTTCAACTACCTCTATGTACTCTCCTTTTATGGTTCCAGCCTGGTGTTTACTGGCTACATAGAAAACAACTACCAGCATAGTATCTTCTGCAGAAAGGTACCAAAGCCAGAGGTATTGCAAGAGAAGCCTGCATGGTATAGGTTTCTTCTGACAGCCAGATTCAGTGAGGACACGGATGATTCAGAGGAAACGAACACTTATGAGAGTCATCTTTTGGTGTGGTTCCTGAAACGCTATTATTGTGACTGGATAACAAACACTTATGTCAAGCCTTTTGTAGTTCTCTTTTACCTTGTTTATATTTCCTTTGCCTTAATGGGCTACCTGCAGGTCAGTGAGGGGTCGGACCTGAGCAACATCGTAGCGACCGCCACTCGGACCATCGAGTACACGACTGCCCAGCAGAAGTATTTCAGTAACTACAGCCCGGTCATTGGGTTCTACATCTACGAGTCAATCGAGTACTGGAACACCAGTGTCCAGGAGGATGTGCTGGAGTACACCAAGGGCTTTGTGAGGATATCTTGGTTCGAAAGCTACTTAAATTACCTTAGGAAACTCAACATATCTACTGGATTGCCGAAGAAGAATTTCACTGATATGTTGAGGAACTCCTTCCTGAAAACCCCTCAGTTTGCCCATTTTTCAGAGGATATCATCTTTTCCAAGAAATACAACAATGAAGTTGATGTTGTGGCCTCCAGGATGTTCTTGGTGGCCAAGACAATGGAAACCAAGAGGGAAGAACTTTATGACCTCCTGGAGACCCTGAGGAAGCTCTCTCTCACCTCCAAGGTGAAATTCATCGTTTTCAATCCATCATTTGTGTACATGGATCGTTATGCCTCTTCAGTGGGAGCCCCCTTACAAAACTCCTGCATTAGTGctttatttctgctcttcttCTCTGCATTCCTGGTGGCAGACTCTCTGATCAATGTCTGGCTCACTCTAACTGTTGCCTCGGTTGAATTTGGAGTTATAGGTTTCATGACCTTGTGGAAAGTGGAACTAGATTGTATTTCTGTGTTGTGCTTAATTTACGGAATTAATTATACAATTGACAACTGTGCTCCACTGTTATCAACCTTTGTCCTGGGCAAAGAGTTCACAAGAACTAAATGGGTGAAAAATGCCCTGGAAGTGCATGGGGTAGCTATTTTGCAGAGCTACCTCTGCTATATTGTTGGTCTGATTCCTCTTGCAGCTGTGCCTTCAAATCTGACCCGTACACTGTTCAGGTGCTTGTTTTTAATAGCATTAGTCACCTTCTTTCACTGCTTTGCCATTTTACCTGTGATACTGACTTTCCTGCCACCCTCcaagaagaagaggaaagagaagaagaatcCTGAAAATCGTGAGGAAATAGAGTGTGTTGAAATGGTGGATATGGATAGCACCAGAGTGGTTGACCAAATTACAACAGTCTAACTTGATTTGTTGGTTGCTTTTTTACACTAGGtcttactgagaaaaaaaaaaaagaaaccagtaCTGACTAAATGTGTGGGGACAGGAAGATTGGAagttttcccctccctcctctaAACTAAATCCAGGAATATTCAAAATTAtgggagaaattaaaaataaattttaaaaaaattaaaagagctGGGGTATTGTACCTTGCTCAGTTCCTGTAACAGGTAATATGGGAGAATTTGCACACCCATGCAAAGAGAGGTTAAATTTTAGATGCATGAAGTAAGATCTAATGGAAGAAGTTGGGTTCTTAAGCAGTCGTCTGCATCGTCTGTACTGCAGATGCTGCAATTATTGTGGCTAAACCAAATCATGTTGAAAGGTCAACTGTCAAGGCTGAAGTAGCACTAAATGTTCGCTGGATGTAAAGGCTTTACAAACTTTCTGCACAGCAATAACTCAAGTCAGTGAGTCAGCTCTTATAAGTCTTTGCCATcacatttaatatttcttttctcccctAATCTAAACATTTATGCAAGACTATATAAAAGATAGCAAACTGTACTGGGAAAGAAGGCAGTACACAGCAACCAAGTGCTTTCCAAACACCTTTATGTTAtgaatcactttttttttttttttctaaaaggatcattattttaaaatttaaatcatCCCTTGTAACATTTTTAATCATGGTTTTAtagctgtttctttttcttataaaaacaaaaaagaacaaaaaaaaaaggaacaaaaaaaatccatgtgaCTCTGTCACTCTAGAAAATATATAATTCTATTTTATACATGTCTCGCTACTAGTTAAACATGTAATCTGCTTTACCAACTGTAATTTTGTTAGCACACTACTAAGACACGTGAGTGGATCTAGCAGCAGACAGAAGATGGTGTACTGAATATTTCAGCACCAAAATCCATGATACAAACCTCAAATACTAAAATGTCATCAAGAAAGTGAATGTTAGGGCTCTTTTAGTGAGAGCCTATTTCAGGCCATTCACTGGTAATGCACACTAAGAGGATTAGTGGGTAGTTTTACATAATGTATAACTTAATCCCTCAATCTTCCTAGAGTACCTGTAAAGCAATAGACCTTGCAGCTATGGGCTCTTCCAGGAGACAGTAGACAGTAAGAGTTGTGTGGAACAAACTGAAGGTTGGGACTGTGGTTTAGCAACAGCAAGTTTTACAACGTCCCCAAAGAGCCCATATCTAAGGGGCCTATTGAAAACATCACAtttgagaggggaaaaaaaaacccaatcaaaaaaaaaaccaccaaaaaacccaacttaaAAAGATTACATTACCAAGTCTTTTTGGAGCCGTGAGTTCTAAATCAATAATTCTGTCAGCATCTGTGATGTGGAGTAAAACAGATAAAGCAgcatctcttccctcctccaccCCCTCCACCCTGAAGAGCGACAGGCTCATTGCTGTAAGGTTTTATCATGTGGTTGAACCCCAGTGGGGATATGTAAGCCAGTTCTGTAGGTTTCGCTGAGAATATTCCGACCATACATTGCCTGTGGAAACCCCGTGGCAGGAAGCTGGCTGCCGTGTGTCGGGTGCTTTCACATGGACTGTTCTTTGTGGTGCAACGGGAATGTATTCCAACCAGACTCCCTTTTGCAGCTCATCTGGAAACTAAGAGTGCTTGAAAAGTTTTCAGCATTTGGGACAAAGTTTGCTTCAATGTCAGTATCTGGAGGGGGAGGGGTATTGCAGGAGccatggggcttggagcactgggagcaccgTGGCTCGGGAGGATGCCTGTGGTACCTGTACAGTCACTAGGACGTCTGTGGTCACAAAACCAGGATGTGCTTCATTGTGTGAAACGTCTCTTTAGCATCCAAATCCCAGTGACCCCCAAATGCCCTGTACAAAACCTGCAAATGCCACCTACTGAATATTAATCTTCAAGCAAGAGATATTTCTGAAGCATCCTTTCTAGCAGAAAATAAGATAACCAGATATTTTGCCCTGAAGCAAAATATTACATTCTCACTAGCAAAACAaatctgcagagcagctggcaaCATTTACATTTCCCTGGATAAGTCCCTTCCCTGACCAGAAGAAAGGAAGCTGTGTCCAGGAATGCACAGGGTCTTTGCTTAAGTAAACAACAGTTGCTTCAGTAGCAGCTGGGAAGCTGTAACAACAACTTCAGCCTTGGCAGAACACAGGCAGACACCTTGAAGACAGCCAAATGAATGTAAGGCTAGGAAAAAGATCTGTTTCCCCTGGGTTTTTTTAGACTCAGGCTTGGGGCTATGTTTTCCGGCcaaaaaatattccttaaaTGTACTTCACTGTAGATTTTCTGTGATCATCAGTATGTTGTTTAAATACCAGTcaccctgtcccctggctgttcaacaggcagctgcagtggcTTTTAAACTTCTGAGGGCATTAGCAAATTAGCTGAGAGTTACAGAGGAACTGCAATTCCTCTGCAGTGATCTACTGACTTGTGTGACACTTGGAAATGGGACACGTCTCAAAGAGGTTGTTTGTACACTGCCGAGAGGAATACATGGCAAACACTGATTTTACACCTCTGCCATCCCTCATGCTATTCACTTGCAAACACCAGATGCCAAGATAGTTACCATAAACCTCCTCACATCTAATTGCAGTGCATAGACAGGAGCATCTTTAAAGAGATGTCCAAAGACAAGCTTGCAGTTTCACAGATCTCTTATTAAATCTCACCATGTGAGGCCTTCAGAGATCTTCAAGAAAGGTGATAAAACCAGGGATAAAATTACTTCTCTATCTCCAAACCTGTCAGAAAAAGGATGTGGAGGCATTCCTGTgacaaagtgctgcagaagagGCTTGAGTGTCCACAGAAGGCAGGGTGAGAAGTCATGCAGTCCACACCCTtgcccccagggcagagccatccacatttaaataatttcGGAAGGATGTTTGTCCAGCCCATTCCTAAAAGTCTTTTTAAGGGCAGATTCCTTTCCCAGTAGCTCCCCCCACAATGCCATCTTACCCTCTCTAGTAACCAGTAACTCCGGCTAGCCACCCAAGACTGGGATGGAGAAGAGGAGCCATGCCCCTTTCTACACAGGGATAGGAcaggcaggagcctggagcatccccaaaagagagaaaacccaGAACAGAGCCAAAACCACCTTACATACATTTTTCACTGTGTTTCACATCAAGCTGCCATTCTGTTCCCCAGCACTGGCAAGGTACAGccatggaagtgtccaaggtgCACTCAGCCCAGGTCCGTGAGACTTGGGCCTGAATCCTGATGTGTCTGAGGGATGCTCCAAATGCTCCTTCTCTGCAGGTAGCTTGAATACCTCAACATGAACCACGTTCTCAAGGTTTCAGACTATGCTAAGCCACTTTGGCCTTCCTCCCcttcaacttcttcctctggagCAATTATCTTCACCAAAGTCAATGGACCTCCCTGCACTGATTGATTAGTAGGTGCAGATGCAGTGCTCTGTTCTCAGCCCAAAGCACTCCCAGTGGCTAACTGTGCATGAGATTTTACCCTTACTGGTGAACCTCCAGTTTGGAAGACTACCTAGGCTTAAGCAGATTTTTGTCATACTTTTAAGTGGCTTTTTAGCCCAGGTAtcactgtggttttgtttgcaaTATAGATGATCCAATTTTTTATAAATGCAATGAGTAGAACAGAGTAGTATACACTGTCAGGCACTGACTAAAATCTAAGAGGGAAAATTTTAGCTGAGGCTAACAAGACTATGTAGGACTATGGCTCACTGAGCACGTATATCTTCTACAAACATGAAAATTCCCATACAGTAAGGTATGGTGTACAGTATATTTTTACTACAGGGTAAGCATGGGGGAAAAGAGCCAACCTACGTGCATATGGCCCTCAAGATCAATCCAGTTTTCTTGTAATATAACTTCTGATATTGTGTTAGCACAAGTCCACTTTCAATTTACAATTActctaaatggaaaaaaaaataaagaaaatttgtcATAGCTGGAATAACTATACCATAAACAATAATTGATAAAGACAAAATTTTCTGCCCAAAGCAGAAATGTGGAAGTGTTCTAGTTAGATTAAAATTAGAGCCGGAATTGTTGAGAAAAACCtgtctgtgaaagaaaaagtgCTTCTTTTCCAAAGACAAGCAAATACACTTATTATGGTCAACTGCATGAACCTGAAGGGAATACAGTACCAAAGTGGCCTGAGGTTATGTTGAGTCATGAGAGGATTCACATCTGCTCTCAGAAGTCTTCTGAGCCAGCTCTGAATTCAGGTAAAACATGTACTGTAAATTGAAAGGTgtacttttaaatgtttttttctagGCTGACTGTCCTCCTGTGAGCCATGAAATCCCACATCAGCCAAcacctttatttttattcaaagggaaaacaaaactaagCGGTCTGGGCAGAGATCGGGGGAGTCCAGAAGGAAGACTGGCTTCTCTGAAAAACAGAGAGAGCCCGCAAAGCAAATGGGTTGTGGGAGAAGACCTGGTGACTTCAACACTTAGCAAAGTGGTGGGTTTTCCTACTTTGTTAACTTGGAAAGCAAATATGTTCAGGGAGACGGGGGAAGGGAAGTCGAGTTAGTAGGAGTCAGCTCTGGGTTTGCTGTGCGCTCCAGTTACAGTAGCTCCTCTGGCATGGTTGGGACTGTCAGCAGGATGGGAATtgggaggggcagggacagcactgctgtgtgggCACTGGGGATGCCAGACCAGGGGCTGTTGTGGTGCCATTtcccttgtccccatcccacagccctgcaggggttCCCAGAGtgtgcagcctgcagagagcaTCAGCTGCCATGCAGGAACAGTTCCTCACGATTCTCAAgctgtggcagcactgctggtgtgTTTTCCTGAACCAGTGCTCTCGTGATAAGGCACAAGCACTGTTGGAAAATCACTTTCTGTAAGCTCTTGGTTGGAAAGAATTACCCAGAGCCTTTTCCTCCCCTGCCTTTGCACATGTCAAAATCCTGATCCATAAAAATCAGATTGTGCAATTTAGCTATGTAGGGACAAAGTATTTCTTCCATGGCTTTATCCCTACATTTATCACTAAAAGTACctgtcatttattttcttatcaaCATTGTAAAATAAGTAAGCCTTTCTGGGGTACACACAAGCCTGATGAGAAGGAGGTGGGAAGGGGGGAGagccccttccctttcccaaagGTAGGAAGCATCTTCCACCTGTGGCCAGGCACTGCACCGTTGCTGCAGGGCACCACCAGTGACCCCAGCTCAGTGCACTGGGGAAGGCAACCTtattccccctccccaattttaTTAGAGAACAGGGAGAAGCTTTAACTCCAAACTGTGGGGGGAGATGGGCCCCCAGGAGGCCCTTGTGAAACCCATCCACTGCCAGGAAAGCGCAGTGGCCAACTtcttgtttggttggggttttctCAGAAAGAGATGGCAGAGGGATCCCAGGAGGGCATTGAACACAAATTCCTGTCCATGGTGCGTGGGTTGGAGCAGAATGGCATGCCCTGACATGCCACCCCttgccctgctgtcctggcacagcttcctgCCTGGAGAGAGGGCACCTCAGCATCACGTGCGCCTGCCTGGGGCAGCCGCTTCTCAGGCACAAATTGTTCTGATGTCGTTGGCATTCTGCAAGTCATTAcctttttttagttttggggaaaacaaaacaaaacaagatcGGCAGAAACAATTCTAGATTATTTAAGCTCCAAGTCTTAATCTGTGCATCAAATAAATGGCTTGCAAGATGTCAGGGGTTTTCGTTTAggctttttttaatctatttttactatttttgtattaatttaggggaaaaaattgtaTAATGAATCTCAATGTATAGCATAAGCCTAAAATAAAATGGCTGTCTCTCTCTTTGCTTCCTGTGCTCCCAAACTGCTACAGAAATCCCATGCCATTGCCAATGCAACAGACTGATTTTCCTGGCCTAACCCAAATAATCAGGATGAGCATCGTCTCCAAGTCCCCACAGACAGGGGTGGTGGAGTAGTTCAGGGGCacctgctcagcacagagacagtgatgtccccaggatGATGGGCatgctgcttctgcaggagcCCCTCTTGTTCCAGGCTGCACAGTGCTCAGCAGCAAGCACAGGGAAAACCGCATCCATTCATTTCCATGTTATTGGGATCTGAGTGCTTTTTGGGGGTGTTCTTGACAATCCAGCAGCAGAAccccagcctctgctggcaAACCAACAGCTAAGGCAAAAATCTGAAAGTGATTTGATCAAAaactacattttatttcttcaaacaAGACCCACACCTTCTGAGATCTAGTAGGTAGGTAGACCTGAAGTATTACTTCCGTTGAACAGAAGTATTGCAGTTGAACAGACTTATTACTATTAAAAATTTTCTTACCAAGGCCTTACCTTTCACAAACTCAGAAGCCCCATCATCACTGAGAGACCCACCTCTCTCATCAGCAAAAcgacagctgctgctccaggatcTTCTGATGACTGTGCTCAATCATCTTCTTCCCATGCCCAAACAGATAACCCATCTACACTTCTTTCCTAATGTTTTGGAGAAGGGGACCACTGCCCCTAAGGCCCATTTGGACCAACTGCTTCAAAGCAGAAGCAAACCTCTCCACCAGGGGATGTGGATGACAGCTACAGGTGCTGTGTCACATGTGACTGCAGAATTGAGATATGCATCACTTTACTGTAAAAAGCAGGTGAGCCAGAATCCCAAGTCACTGCAACAAAtagcaggggtttggggtttttggctACCAAGGGCTTTCAGCCACTTTAGTTTAATGGGAAGTTTGGGTCTGCAATTTAAAGGTGATTCCTGTCACCTGTTATGGCTCCGGGCCTTGTCCCTTTCAGTCATTCTTTCTCTCATTGCCTTAAATTCAGAATCCAGAAGCACTGTTGCCAAAAATTCCATCTGAAACTGAAACTCAAACGATATCAATTTCTCTAATTGCTAGTGTAATGAAAGAGAGGCTATGTCTAAGCATCACACAGGAACTCAGAAGCAAATCCCCCATACCAGGCTGGTGTTCCTCATTTGTATTAGCAGGAGTTCCTTCATACAAATCTCCACCGAGCTAATTTACAAAATTCAGGCTTTCCAAATGTGTAATCAGCACATTTCATTCTGAAAGTTCATCTGTACCTGTACCTTCAAAATAAAGGCAtgttaaatctgatttttagcTTATCAAGGAATACAGTTCAGCCCAACAAATGTTCGTGAGCAGCGTGTCTGAATCCCACACGCAATTCTTACACTGCTGCACACAAGTCAGAATATTTTCACTCCCAAAGGCCACATTTCCTTATTTATGCAACTAATTTGCACACAGAAACTAGGTAGGATTGTGGACCCAAAACAGTGAAGTGTGCCCATGTTTACATTCATCCTGTAAATATTACTTAAACTTTTAAAGGTTAGTGGCAATTTAGAACTCGTTGAGACGaacaggatttttttgctgACTTCAGTTTACTGGCCAAATATAACAAATATAAGCACTAGCCAAGCACTAGCTAGAAAGAACCAGGGAATAAGACATCCAACAGTCcatcagcagagaagaaagtcCACTTGAAAATTTATACATATGAGAAATGTAAGAATCATGTTAAAGGCCTTAGCTGGGTATCCAGACGATACATAGCATATGTTAAATATGAATGCAGAATATTCCATTCTTTTTGGCCACATTGAATCCTCTGAAATATGCTCTGTTCTGTGAGGAGGCATACTTTTGAGCAAAACTGACATTTATCTTCTTAGAAATTACCAATTTGCACAGGTGAAGTTTGctggaaacaaaattttaaatgtatacAAACAAACTGATGCCAGAAAGCAcaatttgtaaaaattatgccTTCACATACTGATTATATTTCATAATAAGCAATCTGTTCCCTGATGCTACAAGTAAGaactgattttttatttgtcaGCTATATTCAGGAAAATGAGTTGCCCCACTAATGTATATATAGTGCATACACCCCCATACCAATTATGTATTTCTTATACGCCCAACACAAGTTGGCTCTGtatga
The sequence above is a segment of the Haemorhous mexicanus isolate bHaeMex1 chromosome 2, bHaeMex1.pri, whole genome shotgun sequence genome. Coding sequences within it:
- the PTCHD1 gene encoding patched domain-containing protein 1, encoding MVLRGPWGSCGGPGAALALLRALRTRMLRQVLHRGLGTSFSRLGHFVASHPVFFASAPVLISILLGASFSRYQVEESVEHLLAPTHSLAKIERNLVDSLFPVNRSKHRLYSDLQTPGRYGRVIITSFRKANMLDQHHTDLILKLHSAVTRIQVQRPGFNYTFAHICILNNDKTCIVDDIVHVLEELKAARSSNRTNFAITYPITHLKDGREVYNGHQLGGVTVHSKDRVKSAEAIQLTYYLQAINSLNDMVAEKWESIFCDTVELFQKSNRKVKMYPFTSSSLKEDFQKTSRVSERYLITSLVLVVTLAILCCSMQDCVRSKPWLGLLGLLTVTLATLTAAGIINLTGGKYNSTFLGIPFVMLGHGLYGTFEMLSSWRKTREDQHVKERTAAVFADSMLSFSLTTAMYLVTFGIGASPFTNIEAARIFCCNSCIAIFFNYLYVLSFYGSSLVFTGYIENNYQHSIFCRKVPKPEVLQEKPAWYRFLLTARFSEDTDDSEETNTYESHLLVWFLKRYYCDWITNTYVKPFVVLFYLVYISFALMGYLQVSEGSDLSNIVATATRTIEYTTAQQKYFSNYSPVIGFYIYESIEYWNTSVQEDVLEYTKGFVRISWFESYLNYLRKLNISTGLPKKNFTDMLRNSFLKTPQFAHFSEDIIFSKKYNNEVDVVASRMFLVAKTMETKREELYDLLETLRKLSLTSKVKFIVFNPSFVYMDRYASSVGAPLQNSCISALFLLFFSAFLVADSLINVWLTLTVASVEFGVIGFMTLWKVELDCISVLCLIYGINYTIDNCAPLLSTFVLGKEFTRTKWVKNALEVHGVAILQSYLCYIVGLIPLAAVPSNLTRTLFRCLFLIALVTFFHCFAILPVILTFLPPSKKKRKEKKNPENREEIECVEMVDMDSTRVVDQITTV